The sequence below is a genomic window from Patescibacteria group bacterium.
TACTCCTCCACTACCCCTTGCAATTATTAATTATTTGTGTTATCATATTTGAATTAAAGATTGTTCTATAGATTTTCCAAGAAATAATATAAATTTCGAAGCTCTATACAGCAATTCGGAATTTATTAATTATTTTGCATCAAAATATGATTTTTGGTGCATTTGGAAAACATTTTATGCAAAAAAACACATCAGGGAGAGCGTTTTCTCCGTCATTTACTTCTACAAGTAAAAAAAGGAAAATGAACTACAAATCATTTAATTCAAATGGTTTTTCTAAACGTGAGGAAAGCCCTAAAAAATCAAGCGAAAGTACTCCAAAACCATTTAGTTCTGGTAATTCTTTTGCAAATAGAAATACTCAACACTCCTCTTTTGGCGGACAAAGAAGAACTTTTGGAAACCGTGCAAAAGGCAAAAGACGTGGAGAAAATATTGACATTATGAAATTTGTTCAAAAATCTGTTGTATCTTCTGAAATAAAAATAGTGGAAATAAAACATTCCTTTTCTGATTTCAAATTTTGTAAAGACATAGAAAATAATTTGAAAAGAAAAAATTATATTACTCCAACCCCTATTCAAGATCAAACAATAGAACTTATTATAAATGGATCTGATATTGTAGGACTTGCAAATACTGGTACAGGAAAAACTGGGGCATTTTTGCTTCCACTTATAGACAAAGTTTTTCAAAACAGAAATGAAAAAGTTTTGATAATTGCTCCTACAAGAGAATTAGCTGTTCAGATTGAAAATGAATTTAGAGAATTTTCAAATGGTATGAGAATATTTTCTGCAATTTGTGTTGGTGGAGCTCCGCTATACAAACAAATTGAAAGTTTGAAAAGAAATCCAAACTTCGTAATTGGAACCCCAGGAAGAATAAAAGATCTTAGCAAAAGAAATTTGATAAAATTTGAAACATTTACAAATGTTGTCCTTGACGAAGTCGACCGTATGCTTGATATGGGTTTTGTAGATGAAATAAAAGAAATATTAAATACTTTACCAGAAAAAAGACAATCTTTATTTTTCTCAGCTACAATTCCTACAAAAATAAAAGAGCTTATAAACACTTTTATGAAAAATCCTATAACCATTGAAACTACAACTGGCGAAACAGCCTCAAATGTTGAGCAAGACATTGTAAGATCTAGTCGCGATAAAGGTTTGAAATTTGAAAAACTTCAAGAAATATTAAAACAAGATGAATTTGTAAAAGTTTTGATATTTATTGAAACAAAAATAGAAGTTGAAAGATTGACTCAAAATTTGATTTCAAAAGGATTTCGTGCTGATTCAATTCATGGAGATAAAAGACAAGGTCAAAGACAACGTGCTCTTACGCAATTCAAAAATAGTTATGTTGATGTTTTGGTTGCAACTGATGTTGCAGCTCGTGGTCTTGATATAAAAGATATTTCTCACGTTATAAATTACACAATTCCACAAACCTACAATGATTATATTCATAGAATTGGAAGAACTGGCCGTGGCACAAGTAAAGGCAAAGCTCTTACATTTGTAGAATCTGTAATGTAAACTAAGAAATTTATAGATTTATAAAAGCTCTGACTAAAATCAGGGCTTTTATATATATGATAATATTTTATATATTAATTTGTTCCTTATATTTATTTTCCAAATCTGACCAATCAATAAATTTATCAAAAAATTTATTTATTTCAGATTCATTCATATGTCTTAATTTATTTGCATTTGAAATAAATGGAAACAAATATATTTTATAATCATCAAGGTTTTTTAAATCTATTGAAATTCCAACTGATAATCCCTCTTGAGTGTCGTATGAAAAATATTGATCAAATATAAAATTTCCAAGTGAATAAAATATTGGTTTATTTTTGTATATTTCCATGCCCTGTACTACATGTGGATGATGACCAATTATCATATCTGCACCATTGTCAATAAAAGAATGTGCAATCTGTTGTTGCAACGCACTATTTATATGAGTATATTCTGTACCCCAATGTACATTTACTATTACAATATCAGAATTACTTTTTAGATTTTTTATTTCCTCAATTGCTTTTGCACTATCAAATGTTCCATACACCATACTAAAACCAGCTGTTCCTATTTTGCAATTTCCTATATTTATAATTTTTGAACAATTTGTAGCTTCTTTGTCAGGACAACCAGAATAATTGAAATTCAACTTATCTAAATTTTTGTAAGTTTCTTCGAGTCCAATTCTACCTTGATCTGTAATGTGATTATTTGAAATATTAAAAAAATTGAAATTATAATCATGCAATTTGTTTACCAAATTTGGATCAAATGCAAAATCATATGCAACTGTAGGACTATAATGATTTCCGTTATCAGTAACAGCGCCTTCCAAATTCAAAGATACAAAATCCAATCCTTTAAAAAATCTATTTTCTTCACCACCAGAAAAATCTTTTAATATATAATCTAAATCAGAATTTTTTATTTTTGTTTTTACATTTCTATCAAGCATCACATCTCCAAAAAACAAAAAGTTTAAAACATTGTTATTTAATTTTTCACCACGCATAAAATAAAAAATATTATGACTTGTAGTCTCTACATATTTTTTTCCTATCAAAGTTCCTGAATCTGTAGAAAATAATAATTCTGATTTTTGTAATTTGTTTAATTCCAAATATTTCAAAAGCAAATATGCTGATGGTGGTGAATCTATTTCCATTTGATAAATTCTATCAAAATCAAAGCTACTTATTATAGAATTGCTTCTAGTATCGTGAAAATTGGCTGTATTTGAGCTCTGGTAATGCGAAAAGTCAATACTGGATATAAACAGCACTTCATCTATGTTTACGCTATTTGTGATAGTTGTGGCTAGTTGCGTTAGTTCTTCTTCAGTTGTACCTAATTTTACTATTATTGGGACTATTTTTGTATTTGGAAAAGAATATTTTATGAATGATACAAGTCCTGAAATAGAATGTTCACTATCAAATGGACTCTCACTTATTTCCAAATTCAATTTTTTTATTAGTTTTGAGTCTGGTTCTATATTTCCATAAGGAGTAATCCACATAGCATTCGAAGCTATAATATTATTTTTTCCATTATCAAAATGATTCGGTCCAACAAGAATAATAGTTTTGTAATTTTCATTTTTTATTCCTTCAAAAAAACTTGCAATTTTATCTTTTACTATTAAGTGATGTGGAATAATTCCACCATAAACCTTAGTTTCAGGATTTTTTGTTTGATCTTTTGCATTGTTATAAGCTTCATCAAAAAAATCCTTATTCATAAAATACGAATAATGTTTTTCCAAATCAAAATTATCTATATTTTTAAAAGTTTTAGTCAAATCAATACTACTTACATTTTTAGATAATATAAATATTAACCCTGTTTGTACAACAAACAGGGTTAATAATATAAAAATAATTTTTTTTATTTTTGACATAATTATTATTTATGCAAAGCTCCGCCCCACTCTACAACAGTAAATCCTCTTCTTACAGTATTTTTTATAGTTTGAGGTGCAATATTTACATAATTATCTAATCCTTCAAAATCCATAAACACTCTTATTATTGTATCTGGTTTTGGTTCTATACTAAGTGGAGCCAATTTATCAAACTGTTCTTGTGGAACAAATGTTATAAAATAATAATTTTTTTCTTCCATTTTTGGAAGCCAAAATTCTATAAATTCATTATATTCTTTTTCTATAAGACCAAATTGTGATAATTTATCTTTTAAGAATTGTTCTACATTTGCTTTTGCTACTACAAATCCAGTTTTTGGTCTTTCATAATTCATACCATGACCTTCCCAAAACAAATATGGATAAACCGTTTTGTCACTATAATTATACAATTCACTATCTTTTGTTGCTCTCACATACCAACCATTATTATAATCTGGTTCTGTTATAGTAAATCCTCCGGTTGGAGCTACTTTTACTGATACATTTGTAGTTTTTGTAGGATACAAATATATAACTGGTTTTCCACATTCTACTGCTGGTAAATATTTTGCATCACGAAATTCTATGAATTTTCCAAATGGATCTTTCCAAAATATAAGTGGTCTATTGCTCAAAAATTCTTCAAAAGATATTTTCTCATTCTGTGTCTGAGTTTGTGAATTATAGCCAGGATAATACTGGTCATACATTACTTTTAATATATCCTTAAAATTAGAATCTCTTAACCCATAAATAGAATCACCCGTTGAAGTTTTTCCTATTTCTTTAATATCATTATCACTTATATAATTTACATAATTATAACATCCACTTGCACCGCAACCAGTCATAGCTTTAAAAATATATTCATTTGTATTTTTTGAACTATTAGTCCATGTAATGTCCAATTTATAAGGGATAGCATGTGCTGGTTGACTGTCACCCTTTTGACCTAAAAATTTTAAGTCAAATGAATATTCTCTTACAGTTCCGTCATTAGCACGTGCTATAAAACAATTACTGGTTTTATCTTTGTAAATATAATCCTTATCATTATATTTGAAAAGTTTTTCTGGATTATCATAACTCGTCATTAATTTAAATGGTTCACTATCTGTTTTTTTCAAAACAAAACTTGAATCAGGAATATTTATAGTTTCCAAAACTCCAAAATTGGCAATACTAATATTATTATTTACAATAAAAAATTTCTGATAAAATTCATCTAATTGATCAGAATTCTTACCAATAACTATTAAATCATCATTATCTTTTATAACTCTAAGCATTTGCACTCTTATAGGTCCCTCTGGCTGAAATGTAACAATATACAAATCATTTCCAGTATAACTACCTTCTATAATTTTACCAACCTTGAGTACACTAAAACTACTTATAAGATTACTTATATTTTCGTCTGTATTTTTGAAAAATTCATCATCTTTTAAAAAATCCTGCATTTTTTGGTAATTAAATATATCCCATCCAGTTTTTGAGGCAGGCCATTCACTCCATTCAATTAAAATTTCTCCATCTTTCAATGCAACCTCTTCTGTTGTAGTAGTTGAGTTATCAATATTATTAAGATTTTCTTCTTGGATTATATTTTCTACTTTCTTTATACTCTCATCAATTCTCTTTTCTTTTACATTTTTGAAAATATAATAAAAAGCACCTGCATTACCAATAAATAAAAGAGATACAACAATAATAAGTATATACTTCGTAAAATTATTATTTGGTTTCATTTCTCGATCAGGATCGAGAGATGTATTTTGTTCTAAATTATTTTCTTCTTCGTACATATTTTTCTTGTTCAGTCTTTATGACTGGATTATTTAATTAAAATTAGTATGTGAATTGAACAGTAGAAAGTATTTTATCAATTATTAATTTTGATGATTCATCAAAGGTACTCATTAAAATTATTACATATTTTATTTAATCCTAATCGTAGGTTGAACAAACTCTTGAATTAAATCACAACCATGTGGACGTCCAGAACCATCATCGAATCCACTACCACAACTGGACATAAATAAAAGATATTTTCCTGAAAATAATAATGGATATTTTTCTTCACCCGCCGAGCAAACACCAAAATCTTTTTGAAAATCATCCATATTTTCATAATCAAATTTGTTTTGTATTACTCTAACAACCCAAACACCAGGTTCTTGAGTTATACCATTATATTCAAATATGTACTCTATGCCTAAATCTTCATTAGAATATCTAGATAAAACATTTTGAAAATATTCCTTAGTTTTATCTGTATCACACCTATTGGAATATAATTCATCGGCAGTAAATTTTTCCAAGACTTTAAATTCTTGTTTGGAAACTTTATCAAAAAGCTCATTATTATTTGTATATGTAAATGGTTCCAATTTTATATAAAAAGTTTCAATAATATCATCTATCATTTTTTTGAATTCTTGATCAGTTTTTGTATTTCCTGATGCATTTGCCCTGACCTCATAATAACCATCTTCAACCTGATATCTTGCAATTATACGCATTGTATGTTTTTGATTTTTCATAGAAATCCATCCAGAAAAACTACCATTTTCATATAACTGAGCATTAGATTCATTTTTTATTTCATTAAAAATCATTTCCGAATATTTTCCTTGTACTTCACTATAACTATAGGTATTAGCTAAATTTTGTGGCACAAATCCAAAATTAATATTAATTCCATCATCTAACGCATATTGTCTAGAATATACCTTGCCACACTGACCTACAAGAACGTTTCCTCCATAATCTTTATTTTCAGATAAGGTCCATCCACCTGGACAAACAAATGAAAATTTATCTGAATTTTTATATATATTTTCCCCCATTTCAATCTTATTAAGATTTTCATTTGTTACTCCTAAAGATAATTTTCTAAATAAATCCATCAAATTTACCCAAGTTACCTCATGTCTTTTATAATCAGAAGGAGATACATACCAAATTCTTCCCTTGTCTTGTACTTGAAGTAAAAATTTTCCACTTAATCTTTTTGCTAAATTATGAATAGGTGTTTTTGAATTTGGTAATGGCATACTTTCTAAATCAGCATTATTAATTCCTAGCGAAAATCTTTGAAATAATGATAATGCATTTTCAAAAGTTACTTCATATCTTTTTCCATCTGTTTGATTTACGTACCAAATTCTTCCCTTGTCTTCAACAGCTAAAAGTAATTTCCCTTTTAGTTTGTTTGTTAATGCTTGATCATAATTTGTCGCAGAAACAAAAGTTATACCGAGTAAAATTACTACCAAACTTACAAAAAATATTTTTTTCATAACATTATACTTATCCCAAAAGATAAGATTAATTATTTGTTAATTACTTATTTATTATACAAGCTCCCCTCCAAAATTATCAAGTAAATTATTTAAATTATTATTATCTTCCATGCTTGTATCTGTATAAATATCTTTTATTATTTTTTTGCGATTTTCTTCATAATCCTTATCTATATCTCCATCTATAAAAACTTTTGTACCAACTATACCAGAAAGTGTATCCTCTATCACTTGTTTGAAGCTCATTATTCTATCCAAATGAAATTTGAACTGAAATCCTATAGTTAATTTATTATTTTCCAAACATATAGGATGTCCTGACTTTACAAAAGCTGATAGAGAATGATTACAATCTTTTAAATTTATAAGTAATTGTGGCCAAGCTTTTGTTATATCTTCTATATTTATATTTTTATTGTTTTTTGTTTCTTTGAAGACAATATCATTTTCATCATTTGATTCCTTTATACTTGATTCTATAAAAGATTGTTTTTTTGTGATAGGTTTTATAACTTCTTCTTTTTTAAAACTTATAACTTTTGATTCATAATCTGCATTATCAAAAAATTTATTTTTTATAGATACTATTGCCATTTCAAGTGGGAGTTGTTTAAATCTGTCATTATTTAATTCATTAAAAACAGAAAAAAATTCTTTTAATATTCCATACCAAATTTTGAGATCTAATTTTTGAGATTGTTCTATAATTTTTTCTTCTATATTTTTATCTACATCCCACAAATATTTTTCTGATACTCCAGACATTTTTACAAGTATTACTTTTCTAATATAATTTATAAGTTCTTCTGTAAAATAATTCAAATTTACTCCATCTGAGACAAGTGAATCTAAAACCTTTATTGCAAAATCGAATTTTTGAGAAATTATATCATCGACAAGATGGGTAATAGATTCAAAATCTGATTTTGGCAATATCAAACTAGCAGTGTCAGAATTTACTTCATTGTTTTCTGAAAGAGATAAAATTTGCCCAAGTATTGAAAGTGCATCTCTTGCATAACCACCACTTCTCCTTGCTATTTTTTCTATTATATCATTATCTACTTTTATATTTTCTTTTACACAAACATCTTTTAAGTGAGTTTTTAATTTTTCAATAGGTATTACTTTGAAATCAAATTTTTGACATCTTGATATTATAGTTAGTGGTAGTTTATGAAATTCTGTTGTAGCTAGAATAAAAATAACATGTTTTGGAGGTTCTTCTAATGTTTTTAGTAGTGCATTAAAAGCTTCTACTGTAAGCATATGTACCTCATCTATTATAAATATTTTATATTTATTTTTTGAGGGAGAATATCTCACCATTTCACGAAGCTCTCTTATTTCATTTATACCTCTATTTGAAGCAGCATCTATTTCTATCAAATCCAAATTATTACCATTTATGACTGATATACAATTTTCACATTCATTACATGGTTCAAAATCTTTTCTATTTGTGCAATTTACAGATTTGGCTAAAATTCTTGCTATTGTTGTTTTTCCTATTCCTCTTGGTCCAGAGAATAAATAAGCATGAGATATTTTGTCATTTAGAATTTCATTTTCTAAAGTTATTTTTATATGTTCCTGACCTATTACCTCAGAGAATGTATTTGGTCTATATTTTCTATATAAAGTTTTTGACATTTATTTGAAATTTAATTAAAAACCACCAGCAAAGCTGATGGATGATGATAATTTTTATTTGATATTATATTAAATCTACATTATCAAATATTTTATCTTCTGAATCATCTTCTACTTCATCAACTTTTTCAAAATCCGAATTATCAATTGAATAATTTATAGAATTAATTTGATTTTGATTATTTGCATTTATAATATTTTCAACAGCAGCCCATATTGATTCTCCGTCTTTTGGAACAAGTATTATAACATCATCACCATTATTACCATGAAAATAAGTGACACTTGCCTTTATAACGTTATATTCTCTATCACTTCCTGTTATTACTTTATAATCACCAGTTATTAAATCTTGAACCAATCTACCTTTTACTCTTTTTCTATCTATTGGACCTATTTGTTTATAAACAAAACTTCCATCTTCTTTTATTACTAATTTTAATATATCTCCTTCTACCAATTTTGATTTTGAACAATAGTTTGCTGGAATGGAATATTTTTTACCATCTGGTCCAATCATTTGCTGTCCATCAAAAACACCTTCTATAACCTTACTCGTACCTTCCATTGTTTCAGATCCAAAAGTTTTTGCTTTTTCACTAAAATTATTGAAATCAACATCATCATTTATATCCACTCCTATTTCATTAAAAAGTGATTTTGCTTTATTAATTTCTAACTCTATTTTAGCTATTATATTTCTCAATTCTTCAAATTTGTTAAACATTTTTATTTTTATTTAATGATTTTTATTTTATTTTATTTTAATAGAATAATTATACAATAGTTTATTAAAAAAAGAAATGAATATTTAAGCAACATCCATGTCACTTGAAATAGATCCACCTATTGTCATTATTCTATTTTTAATTTCATTTTCTATAATTACTCTATCTCTTCCATATTTTAATCTTGATAATTCTTTTATTTCTTTAACAAATTGTTCTTTTGGTTCATCTCTTTTTATAGTCATCATAGAAAATGCAGGTGGATTATAATTATCTATCAAAAGCTTTATATATGCATTATAAGCTGGAACATTTACAAGGTCATATTCACTAAAAATAGGAGCAAATTGTTTTGCCACAATTTCTGCATCTTTCACACCTATTCTAAAACTCACAAATGTTCCTACGTTTCCAAAAACAGCATCTTTTATTCTCTCATCGCCCTTTTCTATAAGTTGCGTTATGTACTGATGAGCTATAACAAGATTTAATTTATATTTCCTAGCTTCAGACAATATTACAGCAATACTATCTGTAATAAAATTCTGGAACTCATCTATATATAAATAAAAATTATGACGATTTTCTTCAGAAGTATCAACTCTCGAAAGTGCTGACATTAAAATTTTTCCAACAAAAACCATACCTATCAAACTACTATTAAGTTCGCCAATTTTACCTTTTGAAAGATTTATTAGTAAAATCTTTTTTTCATCTATTATTTTTCTAAAATTAAATGAACTTTTTTGTTGAGAAATAATAGGACGCATAACATCGTTTGTAATAAATGGTGTAAGTTTACTAGTAATATATGGTACCATATTTGCAAGTGCTGCTTCTCCGCCTGCTTTTTGTGCTTGTTTTTCCCAAAAATCTCTTACTAAATAATCTTTACATTTTGATAATTTGTATTTTCTAAAATCCTCATCAGCAAGTACTCTAGGAATTTCCAAAAGTGTAGAACCTGATTCAGGATCCTCCATTACAAGAAGCATTGCATTTCTCATATATTGTTCAAACATTGGTCCACCAGTAGCCTTTAGATCATATAATTTATCAAAAATCTTTATCATTTCATTTATAACAAAAGTTTTCTGATCTTGCGTGTCAAATTCAAGCATGTTTACCCCAAGTGGTCTCTCTGTGTCAGATGGATCAAAAAGAATTACATCTTCTATTCTTTCTTTTGGTATATATTTCAAAATTTCTTCTATCAAATCTCCGTGAGGATCTATAACACAAATACCCTCACCATTTTTTATATCTTGAATAGCCATATTAACTTGATAATAAGATTTTCCCGTACCAGACTTTCCAATTATATACATATGCCTACTTCTATCATCTTCTTTTATTTTTATAATAGTTTCTTTATCTCTATATATATTTCTTCCAAGTGAAATACCTACGCTTGGAATATTATTAGGAGCTCCTGATTTTTTTGCTTCAAGCCAAGATATGTTTGGAGTAGATGTTGATGACAAAGGAAGGTGATATATACTAGCTAATTCTTCTGTATTTAATATGATTCTCTGTGAATCATTAAATTTTCTGTATATAAAATCAGATATTAATGTATTTTGATTTACTTTTGATGCAAAAAAAGAATTTCCATATTCATACATATTGTATTGACTGAAAGAATTTGAAATATTATCTAAATATATTTTTGCCGTACCTTCAGTTTTTGCACTTACTATTATTCTAATATTTAAATCCAATCCAGCTTTTGAATTTTTTTCCTCAATACCTTTCAATGTTTCTTGTTCCATTTGAGATAATTTTGGTGTCTGATTTGGATCTTTCATCGCATTTTTTGATGATTCCGACTTGAATACATCAAGCAACAAATTTATAAATTGAAAAAATAAATTCATAGTAATTCCTCTTCCAAGTAATCTTCTTGCGGAAAGCAAATCTCCTGTCTTTGAAACTTTTCTAGTAAATCTACTACTTTTTTTGTGCCATCTTTTATATGAACTTCTTGCTATAATTTGAATAGCTGCTGAATCACCTATTTCTAATTTTGTAAGAGAGTTTGTTATAGAGTCAAATGGATCGAGCTCTATTTTTTTATAAGTCTTTATAGGAAATATGTAATGATTCTTTAGTCTTATAGAAGAACCAAGTACAACTCCATCTGGATTAAAAATATTATAATCTTCGACTGGTTCTATCTCTACATCAGGATAAACAGACTGTATTCTTTCTTTAAAAAAATTTATAGAATTCTCTGGTAATCCAATATAAAAATATATAAGTCCATCTAGAAGCACAACCTCCAATGAAAAATGATCAGTTCTTTTACCAATAATGGAATTTATACCTCTCTGAGCCTTCATTCCACCTAGGGTACTATACAAATTTTCTATTACCGAAATTCTTTCTTGTGTTTTTTGTTGAAAATTTTGTATATTTTCTTTTTTTCCATCATCTGAACAAAACTTAGGAACTCTTAATTTCAATAATTTTAATTTAAATGCATTATCTATTTGAGATTTATTTATTTTTTTTATAATAAAAAATATTATAGTAAAAAATAATACCAAAAAGATTAAAAAAATATATATAGAAATTGTGATATCACCTATTTGTAAATACATTTATTTTTTGTTTTCCTTGCATACTGGCAAGTTGTTTAATTCTAATATTTTATCTGTTTTTATTTTTGCAGTCTGTTTCACAAAAAATTTATTTACTTTTGGAACAACATTTAGCCAATCAATAATTAATCCTATAATTTTTTTTACTTTTACCTTAACATCTTTCAAAAGTATAGATATTTTATTAGCAGTTTCTTCTCCCTTTTCTTTGAATTCCAATTTTTTATCTTCTGGCATATTCATATAAAACTCAGACAAACCTTCTTCTAATATATTTTCTATTTTCTTTGATAGAACCTCATCATAAACTTTTATATCTTGTACTAGAACGGTTGTAGATAAATCATCTGATACATTCTTGCTAACATTTGGTTTTTCTTTATTTTCTTCTCTTGTTTTTTCTTGTTCTTTTTCGATTATATTGTCTATATTAGAATCATGTTCCAATATTTTTCCAAGATCTATATTTATTTTTTCTTGAGAACCAATCTCTATTTTTTCTTTTTCTACCATACTAATAAATTAATAAATAATTAAATATATTATAACACATTTTACAATCATTAACATACAATGATATAATATATCCAATAATAAATAATATTTTGCTAGAAGCTGAAAACTAATGGCTAAAAACTAATAATATGAGTCTTATAAATAAAATAAAAACAAAAAAATTTGATTGGATAAATATAGCAAAACCAAATGCTGGTTCTATAGAATATTTAAGACAAAATTTTAAATTTCACCCATTAGAATTAGAAGACTGTATAAATCCATCACCAAGAGCTAAATTAGATGATTTTGATGATCATTTGTTCATAATAATGAATTTCCCTATATTTGATAGAAAAACTAGAAAAATATCACTTTCTGAATTAGATATATTTATAGGAAAAGATTATCTCATCACAATAAATGATGGGCAATTAGAACCAATTAAAAAAATATTTGATAATTGCCAAATAAATCAAATTGAGAGGACAAAATATTTAAATGATGATACAACATTTCTTTTATATCAAATAATAGATAATTTACAACAATATTGTCTCCCAATACTAAGTCATATAGATCAAGATTTAGACAATGTAGAAAATCGAATATTTAACAATGAAGAAAAGGAAATGGTAAGAGAAATACTTATCATAAAGAGAAATATAGTAAA
It includes:
- a CDS encoding DEAD/DEAH box helicase, which translates into the protein MNYKSFNSNGFSKREESPKKSSESTPKPFSSGNSFANRNTQHSSFGGQRRTFGNRAKGKRRGENIDIMKFVQKSVVSSEIKIVEIKHSFSDFKFCKDIENNLKRKNYITPTPIQDQTIELIINGSDIVGLANTGTGKTGAFLLPLIDKVFQNRNEKVLIIAPTRELAVQIENEFREFSNGMRIFSAICVGGAPLYKQIESLKRNPNFVIGTPGRIKDLSKRNLIKFETFTNVVLDEVDRMLDMGFVDEIKEILNTLPEKRQSLFFSATIPTKIKELINTFMKNPITIETTTGETASNVEQDIVRSSRDKGLKFEKLQEILKQDEFVKVLIFIETKIEVERLTQNLISKGFRADSIHGDKRQGQRQRALTQFKNSYVDVLVATDVAARGLDIKDISHVINYTIPQTYNDYIHRIGRTGRGTSKGKALTFVESVM
- a CDS encoding type IV secretion system DNA-binding domain-containing protein, which encodes MYLQIGDITISIYIFLIFLVLFFTIIFFIIKKINKSQIDNAFKLKLLKLRVPKFCSDDGKKENIQNFQQKTQERISVIENLYSTLGGMKAQRGINSIIGKRTDHFSLEVVLLDGLIYFYIGLPENSINFFKERIQSVYPDVEIEPVEDYNIFNPDGVVLGSSIRLKNHYIFPIKTYKKIELDPFDSITNSLTKLEIGDSAAIQIIARSSYKRWHKKSSRFTRKVSKTGDLLSARRLLGRGITMNLFFQFINLLLDVFKSESSKNAMKDPNQTPKLSQMEQETLKGIEEKNSKAGLDLNIRIIVSAKTEGTAKIYLDNISNSFSQYNMYEYGNSFFASKVNQNTLISDFIYRKFNDSQRIILNTEELASIYHLPLSSTSTPNISWLEAKKSGAPNNIPSVGISLGRNIYRDKETIIKIKEDDRSRHMYIIGKSGTGKSYYQVNMAIQDIKNGEGICVIDPHGDLIEEILKYIPKERIEDVILFDPSDTERPLGVNMLEFDTQDQKTFVINEMIKIFDKLYDLKATGGPMFEQYMRNAMLLVMEDPESGSTLLEIPRVLADEDFRKYKLSKCKDYLVRDFWEKQAQKAGGEAALANMVPYITSKLTPFITNDVMRPIISQQKSSFNFRKIIDEKKILLINLSKGKIGELNSSLIGMVFVGKILMSALSRVDTSEENRHNFYLYIDEFQNFITDSIAVILSEARKYKLNLVIAHQYITQLIEKGDERIKDAVFGNVGTFVSFRIGVKDAEIVAKQFAPIFSEYDLVNVPAYNAYIKLLIDNYNPPAFSMMTIKRDEPKEQFVKEIKELSRLKYGRDRVIIENEIKNRIMTIGGSISSDMDVA
- the dnaX gene encoding DNA polymerase III subunit gamma/tau produces the protein MSKTLYRKYRPNTFSEVIGQEHIKITLENEILNDKISHAYLFSGPRGIGKTTIARILAKSVNCTNRKDFEPCNECENCISVINGNNLDLIEIDAASNRGINEIRELREMVRYSPSKNKYKIFIIDEVHMLTVEAFNALLKTLEEPPKHVIFILATTEFHKLPLTIISRCQKFDFKVIPIEKLKTHLKDVCVKENIKVDNDIIEKIARRSGGYARDALSILGQILSLSENNEVNSDTASLILPKSDFESITHLVDDIISQKFDFAIKVLDSLVSDGVNLNYFTEELINYIRKVILVKMSGVSEKYLWDVDKNIEEKIIEQSQKLDLKIWYGILKEFFSVFNELNNDRFKQLPLEMAIVSIKNKFFDNADYESKVISFKKEEVIKPITKKQSFIESSIKESNDENDIVFKETKNNKNINIEDITKAWPQLLINLKDCNHSLSAFVKSGHPICLENNKLTIGFQFKFHLDRIMSFKQVIEDTLSGIVGTKVFIDGDIDKDYEENRKKIIKDIYTDTSMEDNNNLNNLLDNFGGELV
- a CDS encoding magnesium transporter CorA family protein, coding for MSLINKIKTKKFDWINIAKPNAGSIEYLRQNFKFHPLELEDCINPSPRAKLDDFDDHLFIIMNFPIFDRKTRKISLSELDIFIGKDYLITINDGQLEPIKKIFDNCQINQIERTKYLNDDTTFLLYQIIDNLQQYCLPILSHIDQDLDNVENRIFNNEEKEMVREILIIKRNIVNFRKSVQSHKNVIKKLGKMSYKDFVKDDLDIYFANVLEQSKEIWETIENEKEIVDALHGTNESLISFKLNTIMKALTIISVLVFPATLISSMFGMNFIIPFQASQYGFLGAITVITICMIILFLYFKKKDWLD
- the amrB gene encoding AmmeMemoRadiSam system protein B; protein product: MSKIKKIIFILLTLFVVQTGLIFILSKNVSSIDLTKTFKNIDNFDLEKHYSYFMNKDFFDEAYNNAKDQTKNPETKVYGGIIPHHLIVKDKIASFFEGIKNENYKTIILVGPNHFDNGKNNIIASNAMWITPYGNIEPDSKLIKKLNLEISESPFDSEHSISGLVSFIKYSFPNTKIVPIIVKLGTTEEELTQLATTITNSVNIDEVLFISSIDFSHYQSSNTANFHDTRSNSIISSFDFDRIYQMEIDSPPSAYLLLKYLELNKLQKSELLFSTDSGTLIGKKYVETTSHNIFYFMRGEKLNNNVLNFLFFGDVMLDRNVKTKIKNSDLDYILKDFSGGEENRFFKGLDFVSLNLEGAVTDNGNHYSPTVAYDFAFDPNLVNKLHDYNFNFFNISNNHITDQGRIGLEETYKNLDKLNFNYSGCPDKEATNCSKIINIGNCKIGTAGFSMVYGTFDSAKAIEEIKNLKSNSDIVIVNVHWGTEYTHINSALQQQIAHSFIDNGADMIIGHHPHVVQGMEIYKNKPIFYSLGNFIFDQYFSYDTQEGLSVGISIDLKNLDDYKIYLFPFISNANKLRHMNESEINKFFDKFIDWSDLENKYKEQINI